From Paenibacillus sp. GP183, the proteins below share one genomic window:
- a CDS encoding TIGR03943 family protein yields the protein MESNRMNHFLARAIILCGFAVYIIYLVRSGHISYYIAPNMEIYVKASAVGLYVIAAYQGYSAYRIFRGQQIDCDCHHEPSNSLILRGTIYGLFLFPLMLGFILPDTSVGSAMAAKKGMNLTGSANIVKAAYSSSGVSYNPAIVHNTETESLTKEDEQIKEELKLDKYSNDFANFAIQLYKKEKIKVKDKGFVEVLSTLEMFKDSFVGKQIEINSGFVYREQAMPQNMFSISRFEIQCCSADALPFGVLVQFDHAEKFAKDNWIKVTGTISKTTYKGNEVIMIKASKVDKISAPAHEYVQVQGNYAFINEL from the coding sequence ATGGAAAGTAACCGTATGAATCACTTTTTGGCCCGGGCTATCATTTTATGTGGATTTGCCGTTTATATTATATATCTTGTTCGTTCCGGCCATATCTCTTATTATATTGCACCGAATATGGAAATCTATGTGAAGGCATCGGCAGTCGGATTATACGTTATAGCGGCCTATCAAGGCTATTCGGCTTACCGCATCTTCCGGGGACAGCAGATCGACTGCGATTGCCACCATGAACCTTCCAATTCGCTCATACTTAGAGGTACGATTTACGGCTTGTTCTTATTTCCTCTGATGCTTGGGTTTATCCTTCCTGATACGTCGGTCGGCAGTGCAATGGCTGCCAAAAAGGGAATGAATCTGACTGGTTCGGCTAATATTGTTAAAGCTGCATATTCATCATCCGGTGTTTCCTACAATCCAGCCATAGTACACAACACTGAGACAGAGTCATTGACTAAGGAAGATGAACAAATTAAAGAAGAACTTAAATTGGACAAATATAGCAATGATTTTGCAAATTTCGCCATACAGTTGTATAAAAAAGAGAAGATTAAGGTTAAAGACAAAGGATTTGTAGAAGTATTGTCCACACTTGAGATGTTCAAAGACAGCTTTGTTGGAAAACAGATCGAAATCAACAGCGGATTTGTTTATCGAGAACAGGCGATGCCGCAGAACATGTTTTCGATTTCCAGATTTGAAATTCAATGCTGTTCGGCTGATGCTCTCCCTTTCGGAGTATTGGTCCAATTCGACCATGCTGAGAAATTTGCCAAAGACAATTGGATTAAAGTTACAGGTACAATAAGTAAAACAACGTATAAAGGAAATGAAGTCATAATGATTAAAGCGAGCAAGGTAGACAAGATTTCTGCACCAGCACACGAATACGTACAAGTTCAAGGAAATTATGCATTTATCAATGAATTGTAG
- a CDS encoding permease: MQVSIKRNSYMSTILPLAAPAIMIGLAVLIIKMYTNSTSSSEFLSTFKTLFISIILEALPFMMLGVLFSSILQVFVSERTVQRFIPRDPLLAVMFACVLGFVFPICECGLTPVVRRLMHKGMPLYVAIVFILAGPIINPVVFFSTYMAFRTEPGMAYTRLILAFFIACIIGLIVYKFIKTNPLRAESKSSWPKLKKSVVKHVNKPIRIQRKTFTNMIRVRHGINPNDPNHGENRFTDVLSHAGEEFFEMGKYLLIGSLITAFIQVLVSRENLESLGTGYWSSHFFMMAYAYLLSLCSTSDAFVASSFVPIFSKGSLLTFMVFGPMLDLKGTIMLLSIFKSKFVLLLTVLILATVILIMPIGELPF; encoded by the coding sequence TTGCAGGTCTCCATTAAAAGGAACAGCTATATGAGTACAATCCTGCCATTAGCCGCACCCGCCATCATGATCGGACTGGCTGTACTTATTATCAAGATGTACACCAACTCAACTTCTTCATCCGAGTTTCTGTCCACCTTTAAAACTTTATTTATCAGTATCATTCTTGAGGCGCTTCCTTTCATGATGCTAGGAGTTCTTTTTTCTTCCATCCTGCAGGTTTTCGTGTCGGAACGGACTGTGCAAAGGTTCATACCCCGTGATCCATTACTTGCTGTCATGTTTGCCTGCGTACTTGGCTTTGTCTTTCCGATTTGTGAATGTGGACTTACGCCTGTCGTAAGACGTTTAATGCATAAAGGCATGCCGCTTTATGTGGCGATTGTTTTTATCCTTGCAGGCCCTATCATTAATCCAGTCGTCTTCTTTTCGACATACATGGCGTTTCGTACGGAACCGGGAATGGCCTATACCCGGTTGATCCTAGCATTTTTTATCGCATGTATTATTGGCTTGATCGTTTACAAGTTTATCAAAACAAATCCACTGCGTGCCGAATCCAAATCTTCGTGGCCCAAACTGAAAAAATCAGTTGTAAAGCATGTTAATAAACCGATTCGTATTCAGCGCAAAACTTTCACAAATATGATACGAGTCCGGCATGGGATTAATCCAAACGATCCCAATCATGGCGAAAATCGTTTTACCGATGTTCTTAGCCATGCGGGTGAGGAATTTTTTGAAATGGGCAAATATTTGCTGATCGGTTCTCTGATTACTGCATTTATTCAAGTTCTGGTATCCAGAGAAAATCTTGAATCTTTGGGAACGGGTTACTGGAGCTCACACTTCTTTATGATGGCTTATGCCTATCTCTTGTCTTTATGTTCCACGTCTGACGCATTCGTCGCTTCATCGTTTGTACCGATTTTTTCCAAAGGATCGCTTCTTACATTTATGGTTTTTGGTCCTATGCTAGACTTAAAGGGTACGATCATGCTTTTGTCTATATTCAAAAGTAAATTTGTGTTGTTGCTCACTGTGTTGATACTTGCAACGGTTATACTAATAATGCCAATTGGAGAGCTACCGTTTTAA
- a CDS encoding MFS transporter yields MKLGRLFTLFLLLNVVNYLDRNITSGVLPLLKEHFHASDMALGSLGTAFMLTYSLIALPFGVWSDRWKPHKVAAIGVAIWSVATLLSAFAWSMTSLFAFRALVGVGEAAYVATASTILSSHFPKNRRSVILGLFNLGMPIGGAAGVVLGGMIGVAAGWQAAFAIVGLPGLILAILTWRLPLGTQAESGETAKRDDGVKLGLPAIAALFRNPAYVCACLGYAGISYAFGAIVLFAPSLFERDFGYTVDQAGMVTGAIQVGAGLLGAPLGGWVGDVWQKRHPRGRVYALTLVMVLSACFLYAGLAMNNMVCFFFSTFFVLWHVGVASAIVFDLTEKPIWNTAQSLAMLLMHLLGDIPSAVITGYISDRTNLHYSLSMLPIPMLFAAAFFLASGYVRRSKRNGSWIEA; encoded by the coding sequence TTGAAGCTGGGACGGCTGTTTACGTTGTTTTTACTCCTTAATGTCGTCAATTATTTGGACCGCAACATTACTTCGGGTGTGCTGCCGCTGCTGAAAGAACATTTTCATGCATCGGATATGGCGCTCGGCTCACTGGGCACCGCATTTATGCTGACGTACTCACTCATCGCACTGCCGTTCGGAGTATGGTCGGACCGTTGGAAGCCACACAAAGTGGCCGCGATCGGCGTCGCAATATGGAGCGTAGCTACGCTGCTGTCGGCATTCGCCTGGTCGATGACCTCCCTTTTTGCATTCCGCGCGCTGGTCGGAGTCGGCGAAGCAGCGTATGTGGCGACAGCCAGCACGATATTGTCGTCCCATTTTCCGAAAAACCGGCGCTCCGTGATCCTAGGACTGTTCAATCTCGGCATGCCAATCGGCGGAGCCGCCGGCGTCGTGCTCGGCGGCATGATCGGTGTCGCCGCCGGCTGGCAGGCGGCGTTCGCGATCGTCGGACTACCCGGCCTTATTTTGGCCATCCTGACTTGGCGGTTGCCATTAGGCACGCAGGCGGAAAGCGGCGAAACGGCAAAGCGCGATGACGGGGTAAAGCTGGGTCTCCCGGCCATAGCCGCGCTTTTCCGCAATCCCGCATACGTCTGCGCATGCTTGGGCTACGCGGGCATCAGCTACGCGTTCGGCGCCATTGTCTTGTTTGCTCCGTCACTATTTGAGCGCGATTTCGGCTATACGGTAGACCAAGCAGGCATGGTTACTGGTGCTATACAAGTGGGCGCGGGGCTGCTTGGTGCCCCGCTCGGCGGCTGGGTCGGCGATGTGTGGCAAAAACGGCATCCGAGGGGGCGCGTTTACGCGCTTACTTTGGTAATGGTGCTTTCTGCATGCTTCTTATATGCAGGTCTGGCTATGAACAATATGGTGTGCTTCTTCTTCTCGACGTTTTTCGTGCTGTGGCATGTCGGTGTGGCTTCGGCTATCGTGTTCGACTTAACGGAAAAGCCGATATGGAATACGGCCCAATCACTCGCTATGCTGCTAATGCACCTGCTCGGCGATATACCGAGCGCGGTTATTACAGGCTATATTTCGGACCGGACGAACCTGCATTATTCGTTGTCAATGCTGCCTATTCCTATGCTTTTTGCGGCGGCATTCTTTCTGGCGTCCGGCTATGTACGCCGTTCCAAACGCAACGGAAGCTGGATTGAGGCGTAA
- the phoU gene encoding phosphate signaling complex protein PhoU: METRSSFHHSLDELQRKLLDMGASVEHLIHSAGESLARHDDKLANDVIDSDDKIDESLQHIEELCLQLIALQQPMASDLRIIGTVLKISTDLERIADHAVDIAKITIRLSGEELVQAVEDIPRMVNLPKEMLLESLLSYTERNVHRAAALSEKEEQADTLYSKIMSEMVELMGSETAKNRQLTHLILVAHHLERVADHITNIGEGVIYMVTGIRKILNN; the protein is encoded by the coding sequence ATGGAAACTAGATCCAGTTTTCACCATTCTTTAGATGAATTGCAACGAAAATTGCTTGATATGGGAGCAAGTGTGGAGCATTTGATCCATTCAGCCGGGGAGTCCCTAGCTCGTCACGACGATAAGTTGGCGAATGATGTTATAGATAGCGATGATAAAATTGATGAGTCGTTGCAACATATTGAAGAACTATGCTTGCAATTGATCGCCCTGCAGCAGCCGATGGCCAGCGATCTTCGTATTATTGGAACGGTACTGAAAATATCCACAGACTTGGAACGTATCGCTGACCATGCTGTCGATATTGCAAAGATTACCATTCGATTGAGTGGCGAAGAACTGGTACAGGCGGTGGAAGACATTCCCCGAATGGTAAATCTGCCTAAGGAAATGCTGTTGGAGAGTTTGTTGTCTTACACGGAGCGAAACGTGCATCGTGCCGCCGCACTTTCGGAGAAGGAAGAGCAAGCCGATACACTTTACAGCAAGATTATGTCCGAAATGGTTGAATTAATGGGTTCTGAAACAGCGAAAAACCGTCAACTAACCCATTTGATTTTGGTAGCACATCACTTAGAACGAGTTGCGGACCATATAACCAATATTGGTGAAGGGGTCATTTACATGGTAACGGGAATAAGAAAAATTTTGAACAATTAA
- a CDS encoding effector binding domain-containing protein — MFDCELITRDTRNFAGFSFSGPFPQSFPSEAVKVQQQLGSRKSEFTPSINTDVVFSPYYVCDNLATYFACYEVPEGTAIPEGVVSFKLPGHTYAKVTCTNKTIRDGYGHVFDWIQKHGYKQLNGACSIEIFYIEEAEEEKVELLIPVE, encoded by the coding sequence ATGTTTGATTGTGAACTCATAACAAGAGATACCAGAAATTTTGCTGGATTTAGCTTCTCAGGACCTTTCCCGCAATCATTTCCTTCTGAAGCTGTGAAAGTTCAGCAACAACTTGGAAGCAGAAAGTCTGAATTTACTCCAAGCATAAACACAGACGTTGTTTTTAGTCCGTATTATGTGTGCGACAATCTAGCTACATATTTTGCATGTTATGAGGTACCTGAAGGTACTGCAATTCCAGAAGGTGTCGTAAGCTTCAAGCTTCCTGGTCATACATATGCAAAGGTGACTTGCACCAATAAAACAATCCGTGACGGGTACGGTCATGTATTTGATTGGATTCAAAAACATGGGTACAAGCAACTCAATGGAGCTTGCTCTATTGAGATTTTTTACATAGAAGAAGCAGAAGAAGAGAAAGTTGAGCTATTAATACCTGTCGAATAA
- a CDS encoding zinc dependent phospholipase C family protein, with protein sequence MPLPMVHMSITADIFKQRGTEIDPKFLLGSISPDAIHMRENTNRADKIRTHFDFNEDYTVEDFFNKMRPFVDLFPADPQWIMFARGYISHVLTDLIWSHTVYSDFQRKIANEQIENVRTLYYMETDQIDFNLFRLEPWRPQAWESLENCPSISVDDILTEEEVEKWKHRTLDWYTDTSKEPCIEPKYITEDSVRSFIKDTSRRLTRLFEGTGYK encoded by the coding sequence ATGCCTTTGCCTATGGTACATATGAGTATTACAGCAGACATTTTTAAACAAAGAGGCACGGAAATTGATCCAAAATTTTTGTTGGGGAGTATTTCGCCAGACGCCATTCATATGAGAGAGAACACGAATAGAGCAGACAAAATCAGGACACATTTCGATTTCAACGAAGACTATACAGTAGAGGACTTTTTCAACAAGATGCGGCCCTTTGTTGATCTTTTCCCTGCCGACCCTCAATGGATTATGTTCGCAAGAGGATACATCTCGCACGTATTAACTGATTTGATTTGGTCTCATACCGTTTACAGTGACTTTCAAAGGAAGATAGCCAATGAACAAATTGAGAACGTTCGCACTTTATATTATATGGAGACAGATCAGATCGATTTTAATTTATTTAGGCTGGAACCTTGGAGACCGCAAGCTTGGGAGAGTCTGGAAAACTGCCCCTCGATCTCGGTAGATGACATCTTAACGGAAGAAGAAGTGGAGAAATGGAAACATAGAACCCTTGATTGGTATACTGACACTTCAAAAGAGCCGTGTATTGAGCCAAAATACATCACTGAAGACTCTGTTCGTAGTTTTATAAAAGATACCTCACGCCGTCTAACCCGACTATTCGAAGGGACAGGGTATAAATAA
- a CDS encoding LysR family transcriptional regulator, giving the protein MELRQLEYFAAVCKEMHFSRAAANLCTTQSNLSQQIKFLENELGLPLFDRIGKRIALTDAGKILLEQCHTIFERIDYIKGAITDLKRMEGGRLDIGILPGDGDLLFDALLINFHLAYPKLSISVTETMEVYEQVVDGTRDLGITTVPMNPDDRISIIPLFHEEFALAIQSDHPVAKSKAIPFEQLQQLKMVMFGPEHQITKVIHSCCQEKGISIDTPIVTSTLSTLLSLVEQGLGASILPRMLLDYLNRDNISAVTLLNPTPSQDICIIYRTDKFMGQAAKLFIDELKSFIQSVMERTIRSFG; this is encoded by the coding sequence ATGGAACTTAGACAGCTTGAATATTTTGCTGCCGTATGTAAGGAGATGCATTTTTCAAGAGCGGCCGCAAACCTCTGCACCACACAATCGAATTTGAGTCAGCAGATCAAGTTTTTGGAGAACGAGCTCGGGCTTCCTCTATTCGATCGCATTGGCAAACGTATCGCGTTAACGGATGCGGGTAAGATCTTATTGGAGCAATGTCATACTATCTTCGAACGCATCGACTATATTAAAGGAGCGATAACGGATCTTAAGCGAATGGAAGGCGGCAGGCTTGACATCGGGATACTCCCTGGCGATGGGGACTTGCTATTTGATGCGCTGTTGATCAACTTCCACCTTGCATATCCTAAGCTCTCAATAAGTGTTACGGAGACCATGGAGGTGTATGAACAGGTTGTCGACGGCACAAGAGATCTTGGAATTACCACAGTGCCTATGAATCCGGATGACCGAATCTCTATCATCCCTTTGTTCCACGAGGAGTTTGCTTTAGCCATCCAATCGGATCACCCCGTTGCGAAGTCAAAGGCAATCCCCTTCGAACAGTTACAGCAGCTGAAGATGGTGATGTTCGGTCCTGAGCACCAGATTACGAAGGTCATCCATTCTTGTTGCCAAGAAAAAGGGATTTCAATAGACACTCCGATTGTAACCTCTACGTTATCGACGCTTCTGTCCTTAGTCGAACAAGGGTTAGGAGCCTCAATTCTCCCACGAATGCTGCTTGATTATCTGAACCGCGATAACATCTCAGCGGTAACACTGCTCAATCCTACACCTAGTCAAGATATCTGCATTATATATCGGACGGATAAGTTTATGGGGCAGGCAGCAAAGTTATTCATAGACGAATTGAAGTCTTTCATTCAAAGTGTAATGGAGCGTACCATTCGGTCGTTCGGGTAA
- a CDS encoding alpha/beta hydrolase encodes MSKFLVNGIHLNVEIEGEGEPLLLIHGLGGNIDQMRADMKWLSTKYKTIAYDCRGHGNSDKPASYTLNDHIQDAKALLEELRIEKTRVIGVSGGSYIAQGLAADYPDAIHKLILVVPKSHGTKSSVQLFWERHAVELAGMSEAEQMSYFLNHVFAPGFLEKIEPKIVQIILRPEPILSAGESTAANKAFHAFDLLCHQWEDGRTKSS; translated from the coding sequence ATGTCGAAATTTCTTGTAAACGGGATCCACCTGAACGTTGAAATTGAAGGTGAGGGAGAGCCGCTTCTGCTCATCCATGGACTGGGCGGCAACATCGATCAAATGCGTGCAGATATGAAGTGGTTGTCCACAAAGTACAAAACGATTGCTTATGATTGTCGCGGACACGGAAATTCGGATAAGCCGGCAAGCTATACGTTGAATGATCATATTCAAGATGCAAAGGCTTTGTTGGAGGAATTGCGTATAGAGAAAACCCGTGTGATCGGCGTTTCGGGAGGAAGTTATATCGCGCAGGGTTTGGCTGCTGACTATCCGGATGCCATTCATAAATTGATACTGGTCGTTCCGAAATCTCATGGCACCAAATCTTCCGTGCAACTTTTTTGGGAACGGCATGCGGTCGAATTAGCGGGCATGAGCGAAGCTGAACAAATGAGTTATTTTTTGAATCATGTTTTTGCGCCCGGGTTCTTGGAGAAGATTGAACCCAAAATCGTGCAAATCATACTGAGACCGGAGCCGATTTTATCCGCGGGAGAATCGACAGCTGCAAACAAAGCATTTCATGCCTTCGACTTGCTTTGTCATCAGTGGGAAGATGGACGGACTAAATCCTCCTGA
- a CDS encoding antitoxin Xre/MbcA/ParS toxin-binding domain-containing protein, with product MGFEVSLKDYHEDHWLKFVDNCSKSVVESEIEFGDISVPKDIAIVLNYRLRNHARTWLFKSVPALDNVKPIDLLNSEEGKNILRVALMRMPD from the coding sequence ATGGGATTTGAAGTATCCTTAAAAGACTATCACGAAGATCATTGGCTCAAGTTTGTAGACAATTGCAGTAAAAGTGTTGTTGAGAGTGAAATCGAATTCGGTGATATCAGTGTACCGAAAGATATTGCGATTGTACTGAACTATAGACTTAGGAATCATGCTAGAACATGGTTATTTAAATCGGTACCAGCTTTAGATAACGTCAAGCCTATCGATTTATTGAATAGTGAAGAGGGCAAAAACATACTGAGGGTTGCACTTATGCGGATGCCTGATTAG
- a CDS encoding DinB family protein — METFIFKQLKFVRNQTLKTLEGIPASMVARIPEKFRNHILWQAGHIYLVQERFAFLIHGFDAHLPEPFMALFAPGTTPLAWTETPPSLSEVTDMLGKQQQRIQQALKDRIGEKAPSPYTTSSGMTLETIGEFLNFSLYHEGMHFNSIKHYKVLLNS, encoded by the coding sequence ATGGAAACTTTCATATTCAAGCAGTTGAAATTTGTCCGAAATCAAACGCTTAAAACACTCGAGGGGATTCCTGCGAGCATGGTGGCTCGCATACCGGAAAAATTTAGAAACCATATTCTATGGCAGGCCGGGCATATTTATTTGGTCCAAGAAAGGTTTGCATTTTTGATTCATGGTTTCGACGCACATCTCCCAGAACCGTTTATGGCATTGTTCGCCCCGGGGACAACGCCGCTAGCCTGGACTGAGACCCCGCCGTCTTTATCGGAAGTTACAGACATGCTGGGAAAGCAGCAGCAGCGTATCCAACAGGCTTTAAAGGATCGCATTGGGGAAAAAGCACCTTCGCCGTATACGACATCCAGCGGGATGACACTTGAAACCATTGGAGAGTTTTTGAACTTCAGTTTGTATCATGAGGGCATGCATTTCAACTCAATCAAGCATTATAAAGTGTTGTTGAACTCCTAG
- a CDS encoding IS110 family transposase, whose protein sequence is MKFKQINGQNQRIERISPTQLVVGIDMAKETHVAQATNFRGIVLAKRHLTFKNALEGYEKLQRWMDELQRKHRLKTVIIGMEPTGHYWWNLANWLANKGLNVVMVNPATTKRNKENRDNSPSKSDPKDALVIADVVCRGYYYDYTRQASVFQRLRTMMSDREFWVTHSVRLQNRLIRWLDIRFPEYTSVFKDWTCPRSLATLKEFPSPLELESLSVSEVITGWREQHMKRAGGSTGMEKAAQLIAQAKKSVGDTTALSEAKQDLERLLEEYERIVEMLEKMEQEVRALLVKIPMAQQLRSVKGLGTIFIAAILSGAGDLKQYAHGRQLLRKAGLNLAESMSGKRKGQIVLSKRGDAKLRKYMYLATITLVGTNPVFRQMHENNVQVKKMKKQQSIFKLLGKLARILIGIVQRGETFSPEKASAVFTDAA, encoded by the coding sequence ATGAAGTTTAAACAAATCAACGGACAAAATCAACGGATTGAACGAATTTCCCCGACTCAGCTCGTTGTAGGCATCGACATGGCAAAGGAAACTCATGTAGCTCAAGCCACTAACTTTCGAGGCATCGTTCTTGCTAAGCGACATCTCACGTTCAAAAATGCGCTTGAAGGTTATGAAAAATTACAACGTTGGATGGATGAATTACAACGAAAGCACCGACTGAAGACCGTCATCATCGGTATGGAACCTACAGGACACTATTGGTGGAACTTGGCGAATTGGCTTGCAAACAAAGGCCTTAACGTCGTCATGGTGAACCCGGCCACCACCAAAAGAAACAAGGAGAACCGCGATAACAGTCCATCCAAGAGTGACCCCAAGGACGCACTTGTCATTGCAGACGTCGTCTGTCGAGGATACTACTACGATTATACTCGACAGGCAAGCGTGTTCCAAAGGTTGCGTACGATGATGAGTGATCGGGAATTTTGGGTGACTCATAGCGTCCGTCTGCAGAATCGGCTCATCCGTTGGTTGGACATTCGGTTCCCCGAGTACACGTCGGTTTTCAAGGATTGGACCTGCCCACGATCCTTGGCTACGCTCAAAGAATTTCCTTCTCCGCTAGAATTAGAATCTCTATCCGTATCGGAGGTCATCACCGGTTGGAGAGAGCAGCATATGAAGCGAGCGGGCGGGTCAACCGGAATGGAGAAAGCGGCGCAACTCATCGCTCAAGCGAAGAAGAGTGTGGGAGACACGACAGCTCTGAGCGAAGCGAAGCAGGATTTAGAGCGGTTATTGGAAGAGTATGAGCGTATCGTTGAAATGCTAGAGAAGATGGAACAGGAAGTACGGGCACTTCTCGTTAAGATCCCTATGGCCCAGCAACTACGGTCGGTCAAAGGCCTCGGCACGATCTTCATCGCGGCCATTCTCTCCGGTGCAGGCGACCTCAAACAGTATGCCCATGGACGTCAGTTATTGCGTAAAGCGGGCTTAAATCTGGCCGAAAGCATGTCTGGCAAGCGCAAGGGGCAGATCGTGCTTTCCAAACGGGGAGATGCGAAGCTGCGAAAATATATGTATCTGGCTACGATCACCCTCGTGGGAACGAATCCCGTCTTTCGACAGATGCATGAAAACAATGTTCAAGTCAAGAAAATGAAGAAACAACAGTCGATATTTAAACTGCTTGGAAAACTGGCTCGGATACTGATCGGCATCGTCCAACGAGGAGAAACGTTTTCTCCCGAAAAAGCGAGTGCCGTTTTTACAGACGCTGCATAA
- a CDS encoding multidrug efflux SMR transporter, with protein sequence MQWTGCREAAFFSPQHKKEFSHPKVEMHWILLILAIIAEVAGTTIDETVTGFSKFMPSLLMFVFYGLSLSLMNFVLRGVDVSIAYAIWSAHGMALIVTIGILFYSEQMTLLNCWRHWTERRQAS encoded by the coding sequence ATGCAATGGACAGGCTGCCGCGAGGCAGCCTTTTTTTCGCCGCAGCATAAGAAAGAATTTTCACATCCGAAGGTCGAAATGCATTGGATTCTATTAATCCTCGCCATTATAGCCGAAGTCGCTGGTACGACAATCGATGAAACTGTTACTGGATTCAGTAAATTTATGCCTTCCTTATTGATGTTCGTATTCTATGGACTGAGCTTGTCTCTTATGAATTTCGTCCTGAGAGGCGTTGATGTCAGCATTGCCTATGCCATCTGGTCGGCGCACGGAATGGCGCTTATTGTGACAATCGGCATTTTGTTCTATTCCGAACAAATGACCTTGCTGAATTGCTGGCGTCATTGGACTGAACGTCGGCAAGCAAGTTAG
- a CDS encoding IS110 family transposase: protein MKFKQINGQNQRIERISPTQLVVGIDMAKEIHVAEATNFRGIVLAKRHLTFKNAIEGYEKLQRWMDELQQKHRLKTVIIGMEPTGHYWWNLANWLANKGLNVVLVNPATTKRNKENRDNSPSKSDPKDALVIADVVCRGYYYDYTRQANVFQRLRTIMSDREFWVTHSVRLQNRIIRWLDIRFPEYTSVFKDWTCPRSLATLKHFPSPLELESLSVSEVITGWREQHMQRAGGTTGMEKAAQLIAQAKKSVGDTTAMREAKQDLERLLEEYERIVETLEKIEQEVRALLGEIPMAQQLRSVKGLGPIFIGAILSGAGDLKQYAHGRQLLRKAGLNLAESMSGKRKGQIVLSKRGDAKLRKYMYLATITLVGTNPVFRQLHENNVQVKKMKKQQSIFKLLGKLARILIGIVQGGETFSPEKASPFFTEAA from the coding sequence ATGAAGTTTAAGCAAATCAACGGACAAAATCAACGGATTGAACGAATTTCCCCGACTCAGCTCGTTGTAGGCATCGACATGGCAAAGGAAATTCATGTAGCAGAGGCCACTAACTTTCGAGGCATCGTTCTTGCTAAGCGACATCTCACATTCAAAAACGCAATTGAAGGTTATGAAAAGTTACAACGTTGGATGGATGAACTACAACAGAAACACCGACTGAAGACGGTCATCATCGGTATGGAACCCACTGGACATTATTGGTGGAACTTGGCGAATTGGCTTGCAAACAAAGGCCTTAACGTCGTCTTGGTGAACCCGGCCACCACCAAACGAAACAAGGAGAACCGCGATAACAGTCCATCCAAGAGCGATCCCAAGGACGCGCTTGTCATCGCAGACGTCGTCTGTCGAGGATACTACTACGATTACACTCGACAGGCAAACGTGTTCCAAAGGTTGCGTACGATTATGAGTGATCGGGAATTTTGGGTGACCCATAGCGTCCGGCTGCAGAATCGGATCATCCGTTGGTTGGACATTCGGTTTCCCGAATACACGTCGGTTTTCAAGGATTGGACCTGCCCACGATCCTTGGCTACGCTCAAACATTTCCCTTCTCCGCTAGAATTAGAATCTCTATCCGTATCGGAGGTCATCACCGGTTGGAGAGAGCAGCATATGCAGCGAGCGGGCGGAACAACTGGAATGGAGAAAGCGGCGCAACTCATCGCTCAAGCGAAGAAGAGTGTCGGAGACACGACAGCTATGCGCGAAGCAAAGCAAGATTTAGAGCGGTTATTGGAAGAGTATGAGCGTATCGTTGAAACACTAGAGAAGATTGAACAGGAAGTACGGGCACTTCTCGGTGAAATTCCTATGGCCCAGCAATTACGGTCGGTCAAAGGCCTTGGCCCGATCTTCATCGGGGCCATTCTCTCCGGTGCAGGCGACCTCAAACAGTATGCCCATGGACGTCAGTTATTGCGTAAAGCGGGCTTAAATCTGGCCGAAAGCATGTCTGGCAAGCGCAAGGGGCAGATCGTGCTTTCCAAACGGGGAGATGCGAAGCTACGAAAATATATGTATCTGGCTACGATCACCCTCGTGGGAACGAATCCCGTCTTTCGACAGTTGCATGAAAACAATGTCCAAGTTAAGAAAATGAAGAAACAACAGTCGATCTTTAAACTGCTTGGAAAACTGGCTCGGATCCTGATCGGCATCGTCCAAGGAGGAGAAACGTTTTCTCCCGAAAAAGCGAGTCCCTTTTTTACAGAAGCAGCGTAA